The following proteins are encoded in a genomic region of Alistipes shahii WAL 8301:
- a CDS encoding fimbrial protein: MKKILFAAFAALSMIACNKDDATTIIPDIDHTPDGAIVAMRFTDETPTRAFFAEAAAAEAWEKSLSSLSVYVFNAKGDLITLRDFTASELTARTATFALPHATAGTTCDFYAVANMSLSSVTTKSALLAKLETSAADYNGTFAEVSTQAKRSGGFVMTAGVSKAIAEGGTTSVALTLKRTVAKIAVQTSVDASFNSKYSGTLTVTGTKLLRAASQTPIIVPATPTPGAMTYTHTQAPATASGKYNNLFYIFENGALAEASRVALEITATYDADGNASTTADRMEVIYTVPLTGKAGGEIARNGYYRVAANITGLVGQDCQVSVSVAEWETPVTQSVDLGA, from the coding sequence ATGAAAAAGATTCTTTTCGCGGCCTTTGCCGCACTTTCGATGATCGCCTGCAACAAAGACGACGCAACGACTATCATTCCCGACATCGACCACACCCCCGACGGCGCAATCGTCGCCATGAGGTTCACCGACGAAACCCCGACCCGTGCGTTCTTTGCCGAAGCCGCGGCCGCCGAAGCGTGGGAGAAATCCCTTTCCTCGCTCTCCGTGTACGTGTTCAACGCCAAAGGCGACCTTATCACCCTGCGCGACTTCACCGCTTCGGAACTCACGGCCCGCACCGCGACGTTCGCCCTGCCGCACGCCACAGCCGGAACGACCTGCGACTTCTACGCCGTAGCCAACATGTCCCTGTCGAGCGTCACCACGAAATCCGCGCTGCTGGCAAAGTTGGAAACATCCGCCGCAGACTATAACGGCACATTCGCAGAGGTGAGCACCCAAGCCAAGCGCAGCGGCGGCTTCGTAATGACGGCTGGAGTGAGCAAGGCCATCGCCGAGGGCGGCACGACATCCGTAGCCCTGACACTCAAACGCACCGTCGCCAAAATCGCCGTGCAGACCTCCGTCGATGCGTCGTTCAATAGCAAGTATTCCGGAACGCTGACCGTAACGGGAACGAAGCTGCTGCGTGCCGCCAGCCAGACGCCGATCATCGTCCCGGCCACACCGACGCCCGGAGCCATGACCTACACCCATACGCAGGCCCCGGCAACGGCATCCGGCAAGTATAACAACCTTTTCTACATCTTCGAAAACGGAGCTTTGGCCGAAGCGAGCCGCGTCGCGCTGGAGATCACCGCGACCTATGACGCCGACGGGAACGCTTCGACAACGGCCGACCGCATGGAAGTCATCTACACCGTTCCCCTCACGGGCAAGGCCGGGGGTGAAATCGCCCGCAACGGCTACTACCGTGTGGCCGCCAACATTACGGGTCTCGTGGGGCAGGATTGCCAAGTCAGCGTGTCGGTCGCCGAGTGGGAAACACCCGTAACGCAGTCGGTCGATCTGGGCGCATAA
- a CDS encoding DUF4099 domain-containing protein, which produces MERFDESAIDWVAAAKRGISRRMLKEYGFLELLLEGGTTPVIPLTLTLADVTIKLDATLRLTEDCDKNVRFEVLGYGWEE; this is translated from the coding sequence ATGGAAAGATTCGATGAATCGGCTATCGACTGGGTAGCTGCCGCCAAGCGCGGCATAAGTCGCCGGATGCTCAAAGAATACGGTTTTCTGGAATTGCTGCTGGAGGGCGGCACGACACCCGTAATTCCCCTGACGTTAACCCTCGCGGACGTGACTATAAAACTGGACGCCACGCTTCGACTGACCGAGGACTGCGACAAAAACGTGCGTTTCGAAGTCCTCGGTTACGGCTGGGAAGAATAA
- a CDS encoding DUF4099 domain-containing protein, translating into MAEEQQQSPGAAQQPNDNSLNEPSIGMMYDKDKDQAKVFSQNPDGSIGTVDPTPENESLFFVMDKNIPLNFYKNLQKYHNNPTINVYVLPRRALGRMKDALKRYWKNTTRDDVKLYYNYKIHPDGKFECKMKTRGIPVAEMPWDTLNRMGYSFGGLEKMNYLQKLQNYEQTGMHKLKYHDDIINYIGEGKIRLKKSGNGYKVDVKSYARILDEGLFNQKFTETDMKNLEMYGNLGRVLETSEGPLLVSRDFDTRQLDYTNAENAFVPRYLRGTELTQEDINSFRRGEVREIAIVNRDGSVNIVPYQYNAVFRKPMEVLTIEQRNALATKLREQRDMERIISSMPETADGRTQYPQTPKQSAEQTAETAGQVQASAAVPEQNQQGQAAETAGQGQAPAPDLFGAGKTTQGKTPVQGQTSPQGQKQPGAGQKSPRPEVATPAPKAQRKTGQHV; encoded by the coding sequence ATGGCAGAAGAACAACAACAGTCGCCCGGTGCTGCGCAGCAGCCCAACGACAATTCACTCAACGAGCCGAGTATCGGCATGATGTACGACAAGGACAAAGACCAGGCAAAGGTCTTTTCCCAGAATCCCGACGGGAGTATCGGTACGGTGGACCCGACCCCGGAAAATGAAAGCCTGTTTTTTGTCATGGACAAGAACATTCCGCTGAACTTCTACAAGAATTTGCAGAAGTATCACAACAACCCCACCATCAACGTTTACGTTCTCCCGCGGCGTGCGCTCGGACGCATGAAAGATGCGCTGAAACGGTATTGGAAAAATACCACCCGCGACGACGTGAAGCTCTATTACAACTACAAGATACACCCGGACGGAAAATTCGAGTGCAAGATGAAAACCCGCGGCATCCCCGTTGCCGAAATGCCGTGGGACACGCTCAACCGTATGGGGTACAGCTTCGGCGGGCTGGAAAAGATGAACTATCTCCAAAAGTTGCAGAATTACGAACAAACGGGGATGCACAAGCTCAAATACCATGACGATATAATCAACTATATCGGCGAGGGTAAAATCCGGCTCAAAAAGAGCGGCAACGGCTACAAAGTCGATGTGAAAAGCTATGCCCGGATTCTCGACGAGGGACTTTTCAATCAGAAATTCACCGAAACGGATATGAAGAACCTCGAAATGTACGGAAACCTCGGCCGCGTGCTGGAAACGTCCGAGGGTCCTCTGCTCGTGTCGCGGGACTTCGATACGCGGCAGTTGGATTACACGAACGCTGAAAATGCTTTTGTTCCCCGATACCTGCGCGGCACGGAACTCACACAGGAGGACATCAACAGCTTCCGTCGCGGTGAAGTGCGCGAAATAGCGATTGTAAACAGGGACGGCAGCGTGAACATCGTGCCCTACCAGTACAACGCCGTTTTCCGCAAACCTATGGAGGTATTGACCATTGAGCAGCGGAATGCGCTGGCAACCAAACTGCGCGAGCAGCGCGACATGGAGCGTATCATTTCCTCGATGCCCGAAACCGCCGACGGGCGGACCCAATACCCGCAGACACCCAAGCAATCGGCAGAACAGACCGCCGAGACCGCCGGACAGGTACAAGCATCCGCAGCCGTGCCGGAGCAGAACCAGCAGGGGCAGGCCGCCGAAACGGCCGGGCAGGGGCAGGCTCCCGCACCTGACCTTTTCGGAGCAGGCAAAACCACGCAAGGCAAAACCCCGGTGCAGGGCCAGACATCCCCGCAAGGTCAGAAACAGCCGGGAGCCGGGCAGAAATCACCGCGTCCGGAAGTAGCGACGCCCGCTCCCAAAGCACAGCGGAAAACAGGTCAACACGTTTAG
- a CDS encoding tetratricopeptide repeat protein — MKIFIYVCVFLCLYSCSESKHISEELNRTEEIINDYPDSVLRSLQAIAPGSICKKSTKAHYGLLYSLALDKTGQTIDSDSMLRPAVNYFLRKGTNRQKFLSWYCLGRMEYSANNYQKATESYLKALEYQDLIDDPYLIGVCNFVLGELNLKQNNYQRALFYYQEAYENYQAANKTKHQVSAKTAIAAVYYMENDNDNALRDYREALNLSEQFGYEDFQVYCLRCLIGILSNKGVTNETYNYVGRFLQLSDDLSPNDYCVLGEYYLRINKPDSAEYYLNAAISANIGGPRENDAAAKILLAETYTMNADYRAAYSMQKECLALCDSIHLSYMNNSAAETELRYKNERLEFERYRSSVRQNVIYIIALVSVIAICGIIYIFRRRNKMQKQRIEEYLTLIEELNKTKLQIPDAAKISELLNTRFQVLKELAKTYYEFENSPALTKKVKGILSEKILDKTIMSDLENTLNQQYDNVISNFKSEYPKIKPCFVELLCLLYAGFSPQQISVITNETLKTIYMRKFHLKKKIMASSITTKNAILNIIS, encoded by the coding sequence ATGAAAATATTTATTTATGTTTGTGTCTTTCTATGCTTGTATTCGTGTTCCGAAAGCAAACACATATCCGAAGAACTGAATCGAACGGAGGAAATAATTAACGATTATCCGGACAGCGTGTTACGCTCCTTGCAAGCTATTGCTCCCGGCAGTATTTGCAAAAAATCGACAAAAGCGCATTACGGGCTTCTTTATTCGCTGGCGTTGGATAAAACAGGGCAAACCATAGATTCCGATTCGATGCTTCGTCCTGCCGTAAACTATTTTCTGCGGAAAGGCACGAATCGGCAAAAGTTCCTTTCTTGGTATTGTCTGGGACGCATGGAATACAGCGCAAATAATTATCAGAAAGCAACCGAATCGTATCTTAAAGCGCTGGAGTATCAGGACCTAATAGATGATCCTTACCTGATCGGAGTGTGTAACTTCGTGTTAGGAGAACTGAATTTGAAGCAGAATAATTATCAAAGGGCTTTGTTTTATTACCAAGAAGCCTACGAAAACTATCAGGCCGCAAATAAGACCAAACACCAAGTCAGCGCTAAAACTGCCATTGCCGCTGTTTACTACATGGAGAACGATAACGATAACGCGCTCCGGGATTATCGGGAAGCATTGAATCTATCCGAACAATTCGGGTATGAGGATTTTCAGGTGTACTGCCTGCGTTGCCTAATCGGGATTCTTTCGAACAAAGGCGTAACCAACGAAACCTACAATTATGTAGGTCGTTTTCTCCAGTTGTCGGATGATTTATCGCCGAATGATTACTGTGTTTTGGGAGAATATTATTTGCGTATCAATAAACCGGACAGCGCCGAATATTATTTGAACGCAGCGATTTCAGCCAATATTGGTGGGCCGCGCGAAAACGATGCGGCAGCTAAAATTCTCCTTGCCGAAACCTATACGATGAATGCAGATTACCGAGCGGCCTACTCGATGCAAAAGGAGTGTCTTGCTTTATGTGATTCGATACATTTAAGCTATATGAATAATTCTGCGGCAGAAACCGAACTGCGATATAAAAACGAGCGTTTGGAATTTGAACGCTACCGCTCCAGCGTAAGACAAAATGTAATTTATATTATCGCTTTGGTATCAGTCATAGCGATCTGCGGCATTATTTATATCTTCCGCCGCAGAAATAAGATGCAGAAACAAAGAATTGAGGAATATCTGACGCTGATTGAAGAACTGAATAAGACCAAATTGCAAATACCCGATGCCGCAAAAATTAGTGAACTGCTTAATACGCGCTTTCAAGTCCTGAAAGAACTTGCAAAGACCTATTATGAGTTTGAAAATTCCCCGGCTCTTACCAAGAAAGTCAAAGGCATTTTATCCGAAAAGATTTTGGATAAAACGATAATGTCGGATTTAGAGAATACCCTGAATCAACAATACGATAATGTGATTTCTAATTTCAAGTCCGAATATCCGAAAATCAAGCCATGTTTCGTGGAATTGCTTTGCCTGCTCTATGCCGGATTTTCACCGCAACAAATAAGCGTCATTACCAATGAAACGCTAAAAACAATATACATGCGGAAGTTCCATTTGAAAAAGAAAATAATGGCTTCGAGTATCACAACAAAAAATGCGATTCTCAATATTATTTCGTAA
- a CDS encoding tail fiber domain-containing protein, with product MIKFDLGPADSRVSSNSDKLVLYDTENGGFIDLYARNVYTNSDAASKTNIQSLGSATATLTQLRPVSFEWADKAHYFKTSRRSTGVSNPKEMGFIAQEIEQVLPDIVAVDCEGHRVVNYSALIPLLTKSIQELNGQIETLKAEIEALKSGK from the coding sequence ATGATTAAATTCGACCTCGGCCCCGCAGATTCGCGCGTTTCCAGCAACTCCGACAAACTCGTACTCTACGATACGGAGAACGGCGGTTTCATCGACCTGTACGCCCGCAACGTCTATACGAACTCCGACGCTGCGTCGAAAACAAATATCCAGTCGTTAGGCAGCGCAACGGCAACCCTCACGCAACTGCGTCCCGTGTCGTTCGAATGGGCCGATAAGGCGCATTATTTCAAGACCAGCCGACGTTCGACGGGCGTTTCCAATCCCAAAGAAATGGGATTCATTGCCCAGGAGATCGAGCAGGTACTTCCCGACATCGTGGCCGTGGATTGCGAGGGCCACCGTGTCGTAAATTACAGCGCATTGATTCCGCTGCTTACGAAGTCTATTCAGGAGCTTAACGGCCAGATCGAAACCCTGAAAGCAGAAATCGAAGCGCTCAAATCTGGAAAATAA
- a CDS encoding S8 family serine peptidase has protein sequence MSISNQLMGTSDAPQKRADGFNWAWRNGASVISNSWRSSTFSELLEDAIQSAMTNGRNGLGCVVTFSAGNYDSNTVGYPARSLPDIIVVGALSLSGKRKSSTTIDNEGWWGSDYGTQLDIMAPGVLIYTTDRTGSVGYVSGDYMPNFNGTSSACPHVAGVAALILSVNPNLTQKEVATIIEKTARKVGGYSYSTVSGRPNGTWHTEVGYGLIDAYAAVMEAQNASTTVYFNDKTVTTNTVVSGSEISATNVTVKNNAKLTFTNAKSIIITQPFTVELTSSLELSLQ, from the coding sequence ATGTCGATCAGCAATCAATTAATGGGAACATCGGATGCTCCCCAGAAAAGGGCTGACGGATTTAATTGGGCTTGGAGAAACGGTGCGTCTGTTATTTCAAATTCTTGGAGATCATCGACGTTCTCGGAGTTGTTAGAAGATGCGATACAGTCGGCCATGACAAATGGACGTAACGGTCTGGGGTGTGTCGTAACTTTTTCTGCAGGTAATTATGATTCGAATACCGTGGGCTATCCTGCGAGATCGTTGCCCGATATTATCGTCGTCGGAGCGTTAAGTCTTTCGGGTAAACGTAAATCCTCAACGACTATTGATAACGAAGGCTGGTGGGGAAGTGATTACGGAACGCAGTTAGATATAATGGCTCCCGGCGTTCTTATTTATACTACGGACCGAACCGGAAGTGTCGGGTATGTTTCGGGCGATTATATGCCAAATTTTAACGGCACATCATCGGCTTGCCCGCATGTTGCCGGAGTAGCGGCTTTGATACTGTCGGTAAATCCGAACCTGACCCAAAAGGAGGTAGCCACGATCATCGAGAAAACAGCCCGCAAGGTCGGCGGATATAGCTATTCGACGGTTAGCGGCAGACCGAACGGCACATGGCATACAGAAGTTGGTTACGGCCTGATCGACGCCTATGCTGCCGTAATGGAAGCTCAAAATGCAAGTACGACGGTCTATTTCAATGACAAGACAGTTACCACGAATACGGTAGTTTCGGGCAGCGAAATATCTGCGACGAACGTAACCGTTAAGAACAATGCCAAGCTGACGTTTACCAACGCCAAGAGTATTATTATCACTCAACCTTTTACCGTCGAACTCACTTCGTCATTAGAACTTTCTTTACAGTAA
- a CDS encoding class I SAM-dependent methyltransferase, with amino-acid sequence MQTRHQDRSAYFEETATSCRNYYLPYIEQHTSLKFGRKCRVMEVGCGIGGILSIFAAMGATVTGIDIHKPSIETAKTLFAERGLKGTFICSDIFDYSDTQPYDLIILHDALEHIPEKERLMLHLKSFLKADGLLYLGFPAWQMPFGGHQQMAKNRIIANCPYIHLLPRPLFRFVFRACGEKESTVKCFFEIRDTRITIEGFHKLVTATGLRIVNQRLYFINPNYQVKFGLKPRILSPVIGKIPYVRNFFTTTCYCLLAMQEGAN; translated from the coding sequence ATGCAGACACGCCATCAAGACCGCTCCGCCTATTTTGAAGAAACAGCCACCTCCTGCCGCAATTATTATCTGCCTTATATTGAACAGCATACGTCTTTGAAATTCGGTCGTAAGTGCCGGGTAATGGAGGTCGGTTGCGGCATTGGCGGCATCCTTTCTATTTTTGCGGCAATGGGGGCCACGGTAACGGGAATAGATATTCACAAACCGTCAATCGAAACCGCAAAGACACTTTTCGCCGAAAGGGGGTTGAAAGGAACGTTTATCTGTTCGGATATTTTCGATTACAGCGACACACAACCTTACGACCTGATTATCCTACACGATGCGTTGGAGCATATTCCCGAAAAGGAGCGGTTGATGTTGCATTTAAAATCCTTTCTGAAAGCTGACGGCCTTTTGTATCTGGGATTCCCCGCATGGCAAATGCCGTTCGGGGGACATCAGCAAATGGCGAAGAACCGGATTATCGCCAACTGTCCTTACATCCACCTGCTGCCCCGACCTCTTTTCCGTTTCGTGTTCAGGGCATGCGGCGAAAAGGAAAGCACGGTGAAATGTTTTTTCGAAATCCGGGATACGCGCATCACTATCGAGGGTTTCCATAAATTAGTAACGGCAACGGGACTACGCATAGTGAATCAGCGGCTATATTTCATAAACCCGAATTATCAGGTGAAATTCGGATTGAAACCGCGCATACTATCTCCCGTTATCGGGAAAATACCTTATGTGAGAAATTTTTTCACGACGACCTGCTACTGTCTGCTGGCAATGCAGGAGGGGGCTAATTAA
- a CDS encoding Bro-N domain-containing protein, whose protein sequence is MTQKQAIQLFEERKVRTVWDDETEKWYFAIVDVVAILTESADAAAYWRKLKQRLKAEGNETVTNCHGLKMLAADGKMRLTDVADTTQLFRLIQSIPSPKAEPFKQWMAQVASDRLDQMQDPEMSIEQAMADYKRLGYSENWINQRLKSMEVRKELTDEWQRRGVEGQQFATLTDIITQAWADRTTKSYKQFKGLKKENLRDNMTNIELALNTLAEASVTEISKQRRPKGFQQNVKVARSGGSVAKAARTQLEKQLGHSVVSPINAAQVLAAKKTEQIEGEKDKD, encoded by the coding sequence ATGACCCAAAAACAAGCTATACAACTTTTCGAGGAACGCAAGGTGCGGACCGTCTGGGACGACGAAACCGAGAAATGGTATTTTGCGATTGTCGATGTTGTCGCAATTCTGACCGAAAGTGCAGATGCCGCCGCCTATTGGCGTAAACTCAAACAGCGACTTAAAGCGGAGGGAAATGAAACCGTGACAAATTGTCACGGTTTGAAAATGCTGGCTGCCGACGGAAAGATGCGTCTTACCGACGTGGCGGACACGACACAGCTTTTCCGCCTGATTCAGTCGATCCCCTCGCCGAAGGCCGAACCTTTCAAACAATGGATGGCGCAGGTCGCCAGCGACCGTTTGGACCAGATGCAGGACCCCGAAATGTCCATCGAGCAGGCAATGGCCGATTACAAACGGCTGGGATATTCCGAGAATTGGATAAACCAACGCCTGAAAAGCATGGAGGTCCGCAAGGAACTCACCGACGAATGGCAGCGCCGGGGCGTAGAGGGCCAGCAATTCGCAACTCTGACGGACATTATCACCCAAGCGTGGGCGGACCGCACGACAAAATCCTACAAGCAGTTCAAAGGGTTGAAAAAGGAAAACCTGCGCGACAACATGACCAATATCGAATTGGCGTTGAATACGCTGGCCGAAGCGTCCGTTACGGAGATTTCCAAACAACGCCGTCCCAAAGGATTCCAGCAGAATGTTAAAGTCGCCCGAAGCGGTGGCAGCGTGGCAAAGGCCGCGCGGACACAGCTTGAAAAGCAGTTAGGCCACTCGGTCGTTTCCCCCATCAACGCCGCACAGGTATTGGCCGCCAAAAAAACCGAGCAGATCGAGGGCGAAAAAGACAAAGATTGA